From Algoriphagus sp. NG3, the proteins below share one genomic window:
- a CDS encoding YcxB family protein, translated as MIVKTKKYQLPTGTYIKMALVNVLREQWWVIPIALVIMCGYFWIPSIWWIIGGLIAYGLYVLFWAIQFTGVTQMEQNKVIFDKMAYEIDSRQILMKINTKQGMPVQWNMIKNAEVRKDSYVLYMSKAQFIHLPFRIFNSENERKFMETILKRKELLK; from the coding sequence ATGATAGTAAAAACAAAAAAATACCAACTCCCAACCGGCACCTATATCAAAATGGCACTTGTCAATGTTCTGAGAGAGCAATGGTGGGTGATCCCTATCGCACTGGTAATCATGTGTGGATACTTTTGGATTCCTTCGATTTGGTGGATCATAGGCGGGTTGATCGCATACGGTCTATATGTCCTGTTCTGGGCCATACAGTTTACCGGGGTAACCCAGATGGAGCAAAACAAAGTCATCTTTGACAAAATGGCCTATGAAATCGACAGCCGACAGATCTTAATGAAAATCAATACCAAACAAGGTATGCCCGTGCAGTGGAATATGATCAAAAACGCAGAAGTGAGGAAAGATTCCTATGTACTTTATATGTCCAAAGCACAGTTTATCCACCTTCCCTTCCGCATTTTCAATTCGGAAAATGAGCGGAAATTTATGGAAACTATCCTGAAACGTAAGGAGCTGCTCAAATAA